Proteins from one Mercurialis annua linkage group LG7, ddMerAnnu1.2, whole genome shotgun sequence genomic window:
- the LOC126656620 gene encoding probable glucan endo-1,3-beta-glucosidase A6, which yields MGFLPLFVFALFLTVSSAEFSTNAGVNWGQLGNNLPSPKPTVELIKSIKAKRVKIYDADPDILNALKNTDIQVSIMVPNEIIPNISKSQSFSDHWVSKNVIPFYPRVKIRYLLVGNEILTNPDINTWFNLVPAMRRIKKSLRNQKILKVKVSTPHAMNVLESSFPPSNGTFRSDISDPVIKPMLNFLNRTKSFFFLDVYPYFPWAENWKNINLDYALFKSKNITYSDPVSNLTYTNLFDQMVDATIFAMKRLGYPDIRIFIAETGWPNNGDFDQVGANIYNAAIYNRNVVKKLTTKPAIGTPARPGSAIPSFLFALFNENQKPGPGTERHFGLLYPNGTNIYEIDLSGETPESEFKEPLPAPTNNEPYKGKIWCVVAKGANKTAVAEALSYACSQGNKTCDLIQPGKECFKPDSLYWHASYAFSSYWAQFQKIGGTCQFSGLATQIVRDPSYGHCKFPSVTLV from the exons ATGGGTTTTCTTCCGCTCTTCGTTTTCGCTCTCTTCCTTACCGTTTCGA GCGCGGAGTTCTCTACGAATGCGGGAGTAAATTGGGGGCAGCTAGGGAACAATCTCCCATCTCCGAAGCCAACCGTGGAGCTAATTAAATCGATCAAAGCTAAACGAGTCAAAATATATGATGCTGATCCGGACATCCTCAATGCTCTTAAAAACACAGACATTCAAGTCTCTATCATGGTACCCAATGAAATCATCCCCAACATTTCCAAATCTCAATCTTTTTCAGATCATTGGGTATCCAAAAATGTCATACCCTTCTACCCACGTGTCAAAATCCGATACCTCCTCGTCGGAAATGAAATCTTGACCAATCCGGATATCAACACGTGGTTTAATCTCGTGCCGGCCATGCGTAGAATCAAGAAGTCTTTGAGAAATCAAAAGATTCTTAAGGTTAAAGTCAGTACTCCACATGCTATGAACGTTCTTGAATCCTCGTTTCCACCGTCAAACGGTACGTTTAGATCCGATATTTCGGATCCGGTTATTAAACCCATGTTGAATTTTCTTAACCGGACGAAATCTTTCTTTTTCCTTGATGTTTACCCGTATTTTCCGTGGGCTGAGAATTGGAAAAATATTAATCTTGATTATGCTCTGTTTAAATCCAAGAATATAACTTATTCTGACCCGGTTAGTAATTTGACCTACACCAATCTATTTGACCAAATGGTGGATGCTACCATTTTCGCTATGAAACGGCTCGGGTACCCGGATATCCGAATCTTTATTGCTGAAACGGGTTGGCCCAATAATGGCGATTTTGACCAAGTCGGAGCTAATATCTACAATGCTGCAATCTACAATCGTAATGTAGTCAAGAAGTTAACAACCAAACCCGCCATTGGTACTCCGGCCCGACCCGGATCAGCAATACCGTCTTTTCTCTTTGCTTTGTTTAATGAGAATCAGAAGCCGGGTCCGGGTACGGAGCGGCATTTCGGGTTGTTATACCCGAATGGGACGAATATTTATGAGATTGATTTGAGTGGAGAAACGCCGGAATCGGAATTTAAAGAGCCGTTACCGGCGCCGACGAATAATGAGCCGTATAAAGGGAAGATATGGTGTGTGGTGGCTAAAGGGGCTAATAAAACGGCGGTTGCAGAGGCTCTGTCGTATGCTTGTTCACAGGGGAATAAAACCTGTGACCTAATTCAACCCGGGAAAGAATGTTTCAAACCCGATTCGTTATATTGGCATGCTAGCTATGCGTTTAGTTCGTATTGGGCCCAGTTTCAGAAGATAGGTGGGACCTGTCAATTTAGTGGGCTTGCTACTCAAATTGTGAGGGATCCAA GTTATGGACATTGCAAATTCCCAAGTGTAACTCTTGTGTAA